The Calothrix sp. PCC 7507 DNA segment GAACGTTATCAAAATGCAACAGAAGCTTTAACTATAGTTAATAATCTCATCACTAGCAGAAATATTAATATTACATATTCTGACTATCCAAATATTGTAAATTTTAATGCAATTAATATCCCAACTCCTCCAACTCCTCCTTTATCAATTCCCAGCCATAAACCTCCATACAAACGGTTTAAAATTGTTTTAATTCAGTTGTTTAATATTATTAAATCATGTAAATTTAAAGAAAAAATGATTGCTGGTTATAATCAAGTTATATTAATAATTATAAAAACAGGAAAAGCACGGCAAACTAAATATATTTTACCATTAATAGTGTTAATATATTTGATTAATTTAATACCAAAACCCCGTGAAGTTGCTGGTAAATATGGTTATATGGTTGATAATGTTATCCCTTTTAAATTTGATGACGTGGATTCTTTTTCTGAATCTGAAGGTTTAGCGCGTGTGACAAAATACTATAAATATGGTTTTATAGATATAACTGGGAAAATTATAATACCTATAGAATTTGATGAAGCCAGTGGTTTCATGTTCGGGGGAATAGCAAAAGTTAAGAAAAATGGATTATATGGTTGTTTTGATGGCAAAGGAAAAGAAGTTGTTGCAATTGAATATGAGGAAATAGGCAACAATTCTAGTAGTTGTTATGATATTTCTGAAGAAGAATTTAAACCAAGTAAACCTTTGATAAAAGCTAAAAAATATGGTAAATGGGGTTATGTTGACATAAATAATAAAATAGTTATTCCTTTTGTGTTTGAAGATGCTCATGGTTTTTATAATGGATTAGCTGCTGTTAAAAAAGATGCTAAATGGGGATATATTAATATTGAAGGAAAGGTAATTATTGATTTTAAATTTGATAATGCCTCGGATTTTTATGAAAAGATTGCAGGTGTTAAAAAAGATAATAAGTGGGGTTTTATTAACAAGAAGGAGCAAGTAGTTCTTCCTTTCCAATTTGAAGATGCTCATTCTTTTCATCCTTCATCCAAGAAATTAGCAGCAGTCAAAAAAAATGGCAAATGGGGTTTTATTAATACTAATGGTATATTAGTTATTCCATTTCAATTTGAAGATGCTGCTAATTTTGGTCTATTTCAAAATAACGGGGCAAATGTCAAAAAAAATGGTAAATGGGGATTAATTAATAGCAAAGGTCAAATAACTATTCCTTTTGAATTTGAGGAAAGTATTTGCTTTGACGAGGGTCTTGGAATAGCAAAAAAATATGGAAAATATGGTTATATTGATAGTAATGGTAATGTAGTTATTCCCTTTAAGTTTGAAAGCGCTCTATTATTTTCGGGTGATTATGCACAGGTAACAATTGATGGGGAAAATCACTCAATTGATAGAAAAGGAAATATTATTAGCAATTAGAATCATTCATCATGAGAATTATTACAGTGAAGGTGAGCCATCAAGACTCACCCTAGTAGGTACTTGTAGTAGATTGACATTAATTTAAAAAAAACTTATTTTTTCATCTAACTTAGCTTTTTATGCAACAGCAAATTCAGTCAATTTACGAGTTTCTGGAGAGTGAAAAGCTAAAACAATATCTTCTTTGGGTACACCTTTCCTTAATAACTCAGTAGCGATTCCTTCTTCTGTCCAATCTTCCTCAATGTAAATCTTCTCATTTTTAATGCGAACATAAACAGAAATTGCGTTCACGCGTTTATCATTTTTCCAGCCAATATTAAACCAGAGATATTGACTTCTTTGATCATCAAACATCAATAGCTCATCTATATCAGGATCGGGTACTTGTGATGAAATTCTTTCATACTCAGTGAGGATTTGTTTGATTAAATTTTGATAATAGGTTAGTTTGTCCATTGGATAATCTCCTCTTTATTGATATCAACAACTAACAGTAAAACCTGATATTTTTGCAAAATTAATTGAATTGCAACTTGTTGAAAAAACTTTTCATAAATATTTTTACTAATTGCTAAGTAAATTTTGTAACTAGGGTTGGCTATATAAAGAAATGTTTGATAAATTAAATACTGTCCTAACGCTGTTTCAAATTCACGCATAGTTGAACGACTAAGAAAACTTTTAATTTCAATAACTATTAGTTCTCCTTCTCTTGTTGCAGAAATAGTTTTCTCACCAGCTAAATCAGCAAATAATTTAACTTCTTCGTATTTAATCGGATAAGGATCAGCCGTAATTATCCAGCCATCTTTAATTAAGGCATTTTTAACCGCATCATGGTAGATATCTTTTGCTGGCATTATCGCTTGTTAATAACAGTCAGGTGGGCAATGCCCACCCTACTTTACTATACCAATAAAGCCTGTTGCTCTTTAGTAATTACTCGCCCTTCATCTTCAAAACCGGCGATTTGATCGAAGTTCAAATATCGATACAAATTCTCGGCAAAAGGATGAATTTTATTCGCCACAATATCAAGATATTCCTGCACTGTGGGAATGCGTCCTAACAACGCACAAACTGCGGCTAATTCTGCTGAACCGAGATAAACTCGCGCACCTTTACCCATGCGATTGTTAAAGTTACGGGTAGAGGTAGAAAATACAGTTGTGCCATCAGCAACTCGCGCTTGATTACCCATGCATAAACTGCATCCTGGCATTTCTGTTCTAGCACCTGCAGCGCCAAAAATACTATATACACCTTCTTCTTTGAGTTGGTGTTCATCCATGCGGGTTGGGGGTGCTATCCACAGGCGTGTTTTTACTTCACCTGCACCTTCCAATACTTTCGCTGTTGCCCGATAATGACCGATATTTGTCATACAAGAACCAAGGAATACTTCTTGCACCGGATCGTTAGCAACTGCCGATATTAATTTTACATTATCGGGGTCATTGGGAGCGGCAACAATTGGTTCTTTGATTTCGTTCAAATCAATTTCAATTATTTCGGCATACTCTGCATCTGCATCAGCTTCAAGTAACACAGGATTGGCTAACCATTCTTCCATTTTGGCGATGCGGCGGAGAATAGTACGCTCATCGTGGTAGCCTCTGGCTA contains these protein-coding regions:
- a CDS encoding XisI protein, with amino-acid sequence MDKLTYYQNLIKQILTEYERISSQVPDPDIDELLMFDDQRSQYLWFNIGWKNDKRVNAISVYVRIKNEKIYIEEDWTEEGIATELLRKGVPKEDIVLAFHSPETRKLTEFAVA
- a CDS encoding WG repeat-containing protein; the protein is MLNQFLHFINIFNASNKLNNSIIGKTLQKRYRITQFLTEGGFGETYLAIDLQIPINPKPKLVVKRIKPEKRHYLEITKRFKDEASTLYELSKNSNLIPKLYAFFIEGKDFYLVQEYIDGIDLNKEIYEGKYHSKEYVILLLKEILEILEYVHQQGLIHRDLKPSNIMRREKDGRLVLIDFGGVKDLKILLKNPQAKLKTTVCYGTPDYIPLEQFNGKPGFYSDIYAVGIVAIYALTGISPSQLQNNDQGEIIWQHHVNVTDELATILTKMTKANFKERYQNATEALTIVNNLITSRNINITYSDYPNIVNFNAINIPTPPTPPLSIPSHKPPYKRFKIVLIQLFNIIKSCKFKEKMIAGYNQVILIIIKTGKARQTKYILPLIVLIYLINLIPKPREVAGKYGYMVDNVIPFKFDDVDSFSESEGLARVTKYYKYGFIDITGKIIIPIEFDEASGFMFGGIAKVKKNGLYGCFDGKGKEVVAIEYEEIGNNSSSCYDISEEEFKPSKPLIKAKKYGKWGYVDINNKIVIPFVFEDAHGFYNGLAAVKKDAKWGYINIEGKVIIDFKFDNASDFYEKIAGVKKDNKWGFINKKEQVVLPFQFEDAHSFHPSSKKLAAVKKNGKWGFINTNGILVIPFQFEDAANFGLFQNNGANVKKNGKWGLINSKGQITIPFEFEESICFDEGLGIAKKYGKYGYIDSNGNVVIPFKFESALLFSGDYAQVTIDGENHSIDRKGNIISN
- a CDS encoding XisH family protein gives rise to the protein MPAKDIYHDAVKNALIKDGWIITADPYPIKYEEVKLFADLAGEKTISATREGELIVIEIKSFLSRSTMREFETALGQYLIYQTFLYIANPSYKIYLAISKNIYEKFFQQVAIQLILQKYQVLLLVVDINKEEIIQWTN